ACTTATCATCATTATTGTTGCAACGATTATTTCTGTGCCGATTGGGATAATGTGTGGTATTTATTTAAGCGAAAACAAAAAAAGTAAAATTGCCTATTGGGCAAGCATGTGTGTAGATATATTGCAAGGGGTTCCCTCTATCGTTATTGGTATTGTCGCTTATTTCTGGTTGGTGCGACCAATGGGTGGTTTCTCTGCGTTGTCCGGTAGTATTGCATTAGCAGTAATGATGTTCCCCATTATTATTCGCTCTACAGAAGAAACTTTAAAACTCTTGCCCGACTCCCTAAAAGAAGCAGCTTATGCCTTAGGTATGCCTTTTCACCGTGTTATATTAAAAATTATTATCCCTTGTGGGTTTAGCGGAATTATTTCCGGCGTAATGCTTTCAGTGGCGCGAGTAGCGGGTGAGACAGCACCTTTGCTTTTTACTGCCTTTGGTAATCCGTATATTGAAACCAATCTAGGCAAACCTATGCAAAGTTTACCTTTGCTAATCTTTAATTATGCCACCAGCTCTTATAAAGATTGGCAAAATTTGGCCTGGGGCGCTTCTTTAGTATTATTGGTTTTGGTACTGACTCTCAACATGCTTACAAAAATTATGACAAGAAAATGGAAAGTACAATTATAAAAACAGTAAATTATAATTCTTATTTTGGTGAAAATCACGTTGTCAAAAACGTGAACATGGAAATACCGGAGAACAATGTGATAGCGGTGATGGGGCCTTCAGGATGCGGAAAGACTACTTTCCTAAGAGGCATCAATAGAATGCATGAGTTGGTCACTGGTGCACACGCCAATGGTAATATTTTTTTACATAAGGAAGATGTGATGAAAATGCATCCGATTGTTGTGCGTTTAAAAGTAGGAATGGTTTTTCAACGCCCGAATCCATTTCCCAACCTAAGTCTTTATGATAATGTATTGGCAGGATATAAGCTCAATGGAATTAAGTTGGCAAAATCGGAGCGCGATAAAATAGTAGAAGAATCTTTAACTAAAGTCGCTTTATGGAAAGAAGTAAAAGATTCATTAAATAAAAAAGGAACTTTCCTTTCAGGGGGACAGCAACAGCGATTATGTATTGCACGAGCAGTGGCAATGCAACCTGAAGTCCTATTGTTCGATGAGCCCACTTCTGCCCTGGATCCCATATCGACTGCCACTGTAGAAGAATTATTTAAAGAACTAAAAAAGAATTATACGCTTATTATTGTTACGCATAATATGCAACAAGCGGCTCGTGTAAGTGATAAAACGGCTTTCTTTTATATGGGTGAATTGGTTGAATATGATGATACAAAACAGATGTTTACCAACCCGAAGGATGAACGAACACAAAATTATATTACAGGTAGGTTTAGCTAATTAAAAAGATTAGTTGTAAATTCTTTAAATGAAAAAATTATGGCACAAATAGAATCCGAAATTCTTCAATTAAAAGAAGAAGTAATTAATATGTGGGTTTTGGTAAATGCGCAATTACGCAAGGCCAAATTAGCGATGATAGATTTTGATAAGGATCTAGCATGGGAAGTGATTGTAAAAGAAAAAAGAGTAAACGGTTATGAATTAAAAATTGATCGTGACTGCGAAAATATTCTGGCTATAAGAACACCTGTGGCTGTGGACTTACGCTTTGTATTGGCTGTTCTGAAGATTAATAACAATCTTGAACGTATAGGTGATATTGCAGAAGGGATTGCGAAATATATCATCCATACAGAAGCAAAATTTTCGACGGAATTATTAAAATCTTCAAAAGTATTGGAGATGCTTGAAGTTGGATTCTCCATTTTAGATGATGCATTAGCTGCAT
The Arachidicoccus soli DNA segment above includes these coding regions:
- the pstA gene encoding phosphate ABC transporter permease PstA, translating into MNTKLKYRIAKNRGMRWFTILLAFACVLPLALILIYIIKSGISAINWNFIVNIPKPVGETGGGIANALIGTLIIIIVATIISVPIGIMCGIYLSENKKSKIAYWASMCVDILQGVPSIVIGIVAYFWLVRPMGGFSALSGSIALAVMMFPIIIRSTEETLKLLPDSLKEAAYALGMPFHRVILKIIIPCGFSGIISGVMLSVARVAGETAPLLFTAFGNPYIETNLGKPMQSLPLLIFNYATSSYKDWQNLAWGASLVLLVLVLTLNMLTKIMTRKWKVQL
- the pstB gene encoding phosphate ABC transporter ATP-binding protein PstB gives rise to the protein MESTIIKTVNYNSYFGENHVVKNVNMEIPENNVIAVMGPSGCGKTTFLRGINRMHELVTGAHANGNIFLHKEDVMKMHPIVVRLKVGMVFQRPNPFPNLSLYDNVLAGYKLNGIKLAKSERDKIVEESLTKVALWKEVKDSLNKKGTFLSGGQQQRLCIARAVAMQPEVLLFDEPTSALDPISTATVEELFKELKKNYTLIIVTHNMQQAARVSDKTAFFYMGELVEYDDTKQMFTNPKDERTQNYITGRFS
- the phoU gene encoding phosphate signaling complex protein PhoU, which encodes MAQIESEILQLKEEVINMWVLVNAQLRKAKLAMIDFDKDLAWEVIVKEKRVNGYELKIDRDCENILAIRTPVAVDLRFVLAVLKINNNLERIGDIAEGIAKYIIHTEAKFSTELLKSSKVLEMLEVGFSILDDALAAFENENTMLARGIFQRDEFLDEINKSAIEFAKAYLQEHPSETDELLHVLSIIRKLERVGDQTKNIAEEIIFYIEAKVLKHNNDK